The genomic stretch GGTCATCGTTCTTCGCCATCATTGCGTGAGGCAATGACGCCATTGTAACCATTGCATTGCGACATCGCGCGGCGGCTCTTATCGTGACGTCACACGTTAAGGAGACGCTCTTGAAAATTGCCATTCTGGGTGCCGGCGCGCTGGGCTGCGCGATCGGCGCGACACTCACCGAAGGCGGCCACGAGACCTGGTTGATCGACCGCTCGCCCGCGCATGTGGAGGCGATGCGAACGCAGGGCTTGCGCGTGGACGACGCGCGCGGTACGCGCCGGGTTCCGGTTCGCGCGACCACGGAGCCGGGCGAGGCGGGCGTGGCCGACGTCGTGATCGTGCTCGTCAAGTCGTTTCATACTGAGGCGGCCATGCGCGGCGCGCTGGCGCTGGCGGGCCCCGAAACCGTGGTGCTCTCGCTGCAAAACGGTCTCGGTCACGAAGACATTCTCGCGGATGTCGTGGGCCGCGAACGCGTGCTTGCGGGCAAGACCTACGTGGGCGGCGTGCTGCGCGGCGCGGGCCATATCGAGTCCGGCGTGGTGGGCAAGCCCACTATCGTCGGCGAACTGGACGGGCGCGTGACGGAACGCGCGCGTCGGATCGCCGAAGCGTTCAGCGGCGCAGGCCTGGCCACGCAAGTGAGCGACAACATCGTCGGCACCATGTGGGACAAGCTGCTCGTGAACGTCGCCACGGGCGCGCTCACCGGCATTACCTCGTTGACCTACGGCCAGCTTTACGACGAACCGTTGCTCAAGGCCGCCTCGCTCGCGGCCGTGGCCGAAGCGATCGCCGCCGCCCAGGCCGCGGGCGTGACGCTCTCGATGACCGATCCCGAGCAGGCGTGGACGCTGGCGGCGCAAGGCCTGCCCGCCGCCTTCAAGACCTCGATGCTGCAAAGCCTCGAAAAAGGCTCCATCACCGAAATCGACTTCATCAACGGCTCGGTCGTGCGCTGGGGCGCGCGCCATGGCGTGCCCACGCCGGTGAACGCGACGCTCGTGGCCTGCATCAAGGGTCTCGAACGCGCCATGGCCGATCGCGAGCGTCACGGGCGCAGCGAGGTGCGGGCATGAGCGCGCCGCGCGCCTACCTCGAACACGTGGCCGTGTTCGTGCGCGACATCCACTGGCATATCCGCTTTTTCGAGCAGGTGTTCGGCATGACGATGCGCGAAGTGGACGGCACGCCCGAAACGCCGCGCCAGTACTGGACGCTCGGCGGCATGCAGTTCATCCACCAGCCCGGGTTCGCGGGGCCGGAAGGGCGGCTGGGCCATCTCGGCATCATGTGCGAAGACGTCGAAGCGGCGCTCGCCGCCGCGCGCCGCCACGACGTGCAGCCCATGCCGCAAGGCGCGAACTGGCTGCGTTTGCCCGATGGCCTCGCCATCGAATTCATTCAGGCGAAACCGGCGCGCTGCGTGGCGCAGGCGCTCGCCATCGACCCGCGCGCGGAGGCATGACATGACGACCACCCCGATCGTCGAGAAATACTGGGACGACGCGAGCGAAGGCGACGCCTGCGTGAGCCCGTCGTACACCGTCACGAAGGAGCGCATTCTCGCGTACGCGGATCTCACGGGCGATCACACGCCCGTGCACGTGGACGAAGACTACGCGAACGCGAGCCACTTCGGCTGCCTCGTCGCGCATGGGCTGTTCGGCCTCTCCATTGCCGACGGCCTGAAAACGCAGAGCGCGTACCGCTTTCTGCCGGGCATGTCGCTGGGCTGGAGCTGGGACTTCGTGCTGCCGATCAAGGTCAACGATGTGCTGCACGTGAAGTTTCGCGTGGGCGCGATGCGGGCGAGCCGGAGCCGTCCCGGCTGGGGCATCGTCGTGCTGCCTTCGGAACTCATCAACCAGCACGGTGAAGTGGTGCAGCGCGGCGAGCATCGCTTGATGGTGCCGCGCCGGCCGGGAGTCACGCCATGAACCAGGCTCGTCCACTCGAAGGCATGCGCGTTGTCGATTACAGCCACTTTCTCGCGGGTCCGTATGTGGGCCGCTGTCTCGCGGCGCTCGGCGCGGAAGTGATCAAGGTCGAGCGGCCGGGCAGCGGCGACGCGGGGCGCCAGCACGCGACCGTGCTCGATGCGCGCAGCAGCGGCTATTTCCTGCAGCTCAACATGGGCAAGCGCGGCGTGAGCGTCAACATGAAAGACCCGCGCGGCAAGGCGTTCATGGAGCGTCTGTGCGATTCGGCGGACGTGTTCGTGGAGAACTATCGTCCCGGTGCGCTCGACAAGCTCGGGCTCGGCTACGAGGCGCTCGCCGCGCGTAATCCGGGCCTCGTGTACTGCTCGATTTCCGCCTACGGGCACACGGGGCCGGACGCGCACCGCGCGGGTTTCGGCCTGATCGCCGAGGCGAAAAGCGGCATCATGCAGATGGTCGGCACGCCGGGCGAGCGGCCGCCGCTCCTGCGCATTTCGCTCGGCGACATGTACACGGGCATTCACGCGGTGGCGGCGATCAACGCGGCGCTGCTCGGGCGCGTGAAAAGCGGGCGCGGCCAGCATATCGACATGGCGCTGTACGACACGCTGGTTTCGATGCACGAATACGCGGTGCAGTGCTACACGCTCGCCGATGTGCTGCCCGAACAAACGGGCCACGACATGCCCGGCTCCACGTTGTATGGCGTGTTTCGAGCGACCGACGGCGATCTGGTGATCGCGG from Paraburkholderia acidisoli encodes the following:
- a CDS encoding VOC family protein, translating into MSAPRAYLEHVAVFVRDIHWHIRFFEQVFGMTMREVDGTPETPRQYWTLGGMQFIHQPGFAGPEGRLGHLGIMCEDVEAALAAARRHDVQPMPQGANWLRLPDGLAIEFIQAKPARCVAQALAIDPRAEA
- a CDS encoding MaoC family dehydratase produces the protein MTTTPIVEKYWDDASEGDACVSPSYTVTKERILAYADLTGDHTPVHVDEDYANASHFGCLVAHGLFGLSIADGLKTQSAYRFLPGMSLGWSWDFVLPIKVNDVLHVKFRVGAMRASRSRPGWGIVVLPSELINQHGEVVQRGEHRLMVPRRPGVTP
- a CDS encoding CaiB/BaiF CoA transferase family protein, whose amino-acid sequence is MNQARPLEGMRVVDYSHFLAGPYVGRCLAALGAEVIKVERPGSGDAGRQHATVLDARSSGYFLQLNMGKRGVSVNMKDPRGKAFMERLCDSADVFVENYRPGALDKLGLGYEALAARNPGLVYCSISAYGHTGPDAHRAGFGLIAEAKSGIMQMVGTPGERPPLLRISLGDMYTGIHAVAAINAALLGRVKSGRGQHIDMALYDTLVSMHEYAVQCYTLADVLPEQTGHDMPGSTLYGVFRATDGDLVIAAQVDDAWKRFAALVEAQGGPPGFGADARFHDSVGRNTYRREILAVVEPWVAARSVAQILELLDGIDVPCAKVQRIDEVLADPQIQARGMIVEQEHPRYGTLRLPNLPFRFSACDTTIREVAPDLGQHNAEVAQSLGFTPAEIDAMQTDGVLFEQ
- a CDS encoding ketopantoate reductase family protein — encoded protein: MKIAILGAGALGCAIGATLTEGGHETWLIDRSPAHVEAMRTQGLRVDDARGTRRVPVRATTEPGEAGVADVVIVLVKSFHTEAAMRGALALAGPETVVLSLQNGLGHEDILADVVGRERVLAGKTYVGGVLRGAGHIESGVVGKPTIVGELDGRVTERARRIAEAFSGAGLATQVSDNIVGTMWDKLLVNVATGALTGITSLTYGQLYDEPLLKAASLAAVAEAIAAAQAAGVTLSMTDPEQAWTLAAQGLPAAFKTSMLQSLEKGSITEIDFINGSVVRWGARHGVPTPVNATLVACIKGLERAMADRERHGRSEVRA